The Bacillota bacterium DNA window GCCTGGGCGTGCCGGAAACGGCGAGGCTGCTCTCGGGCCCGTACGTCAGGCTGGCGCTGAGTCCCCCGGCGGAGGCGCGGAACATGAGGTTCTCCTTCAACGGGGTCGTGTGGCAGGCGCCCGAGCCGGTGGGGACCTCCAAAGACCTGGTCTTGCCTCCCGGGGATGGTCCCCGGGCGGTCTGGGTGCAGTTCGGGACCGGCAGGCCCGTCGGCCAGGAGCTCGTGGTCGACGGCGAAGCGCCCAGGCTGGACGCGAGGTGGCTCGGCGACGCCGCGGCAGCCGCGGGCGGGCGGGCGGTCCTGGTGCTTGACGCGCAGGACAACCTCTTCCTGCCGTCGGAGCTCGAGCTGTCCCTCGACGGCGGGGCCACCTGGCAGCCATACCGTGACGTGGTGGAGGTGGGGTTCTCCGCTGCGGGGTACCAGGTGGTGCGCGTGGGCGTGCGCGACCCTGCCCTGAACGCAGCGTGGAAGACGCTGCAAATTTACAACCCCTAGCCTGGCCCCCGGGGTGGTCCCCGGGGGTTACATACCTTCCTGAAAAGCGGTGTCTGTGGTGAGGGGGTCAACGAGGGTCACGGCCGCGCCGTGGGCGATGAGGTGCTGAAGGGGTGTTCGCTGGCTGATGCGGTTGCCCGAGTGGAGGGCATCCGCCAGGCGGTGGTCTCGCGACCGTGGCCGGGTCCGGGCCGCCTCACGGTCTCGGCCAGAGTGGCGGCCTTCCCGGACGATGGGAGGACGCCTGGGGAGCTGCTGTCCGCGGCTGACTCCCGGCTCTACCGTGCGAAGCGGGATGGCCGGGACCGGGTGGTGACAACCTGATGCGGCGGCGTTCCGGGCTCGTGCGGCCGGGGCATGCGGCCCCGGCCCTTCTGCTTTTGGGGGTGGTGCTTGGGTGCGCCGGGCGGTGGCGCTGTTTTGGGCCCTGGTGGTGTCCTTCTTTTTTGCGGCCCGCGCCGCGGCCGCCGTGGAGGTCAGGGAAGTCGGCTCGCTGCCCTGGTGGTGCGTCCCGCACTACCGGGTGGCCGGGGAGCAGGGTTCCGTGGACCTGGCGGAGGTCCGGGCGGAGTGTGCCTGGGTTGAGCGCCAGTTCCCGAAGCTCGAGGCGCGGGTGCTCGTCTTCCCGCGGCCGGTGGAGGCTTCGGGGTCGTGGGAGTACCGGACGCCGGACGGCGGGTCGATTGCGGGCCGGAGGATAGGGGGCGCGGCGACGCCCGATCTGTCCGAGGCGTGCGTGTTTTCCTCGTGCTACCAGGATGCCTTTGTGGTCGCCCACGAGCTCGGCCACCTGGCCTGGCGGCAGCTCCTTACGCCCGGCCAGCGGGCGGACTACGTGTCCCTGCGGGGGCTGCAGGGGAAGCCTGACTGGTACGTGTGGGAGTGTTTCGCGGAGGACTTCCGCCTGGCCTTCGGCTCCCGCTGGGCGCGGTTCTGGGGCCACCTGTTCCTCGGGAGCGGGCCTCCTGAGGGGTTTGCCGGGCTGTTCGCCGGGGTGAGGG harbors:
- a CDS encoding diguanylate cyclase — its product is MGDEVLKGCSLADAVARVEGIRQAVVSRPWPGPGRLTVSARVAAFPDDGRTPGELLSAADSRLYRAKRDGRDRVVTT